A window of Oryza glaberrima chromosome 2, OglaRS2, whole genome shotgun sequence genomic DNA:
ATTCTAAAAAGCTAAAATAACtgacaacatatataataaacaaACCAAATATCCTAATTAAGTAAATAGATATCCCCCATTAATAATAACAAACAAAGGAAACAAGAGTCTTTGAACAAAACACAAGAACTAAAACCAACACATAAAGAAGcataacatttatataaaatggAAATATTTCACTGCATTCCTTAGCAAAGCACTGCTTGAGATAGTGGTActtgcatgatttttttcataacccATGCAAAACACACAACAAATAGCTAGTAGCATCAGCAAAAAGCGGTGGCATGGGATATGTTCTACATCATGGTGGGCCAAAACCCTGGTTAATATGTAAGGTCACTTAACTCTGGGTCCTTGGTGATCTaagatattaattatttctattatcaataatattttcataataattcaccaaaaaatatttttttttatttttatgttgatTGATTTTGTTGTGGTCCTTACATAAACAATATTCAGTTATTGTCCTATTACATTGTCATACAAAGAAAAATTATGCATTTGTAGTGATGTTGTTGtctatatttttagaaaaggGAGATGTTTCCAGATTTGGCTCCACTATTGTGGCACTCTTTTGGCACAATTATTGTGCTGCTACAGGTAACATTCTTGAGTAGTAGTTTATCCATTGTGTTGTATGTCCATGATCAATCTTTTGTTGAGGAGCCCCTCAACacccccccttcccctccaaaaaaaaagtgttttagTCAACCATTCTCCACAATTCAGCAATTAAAACACAATTGAGTTCTATCATATCTCAATTATGGGTTAATGTGATTTATTAATGTTTGAGCTCACTTTTATTTGTGTTAATGGGTACTCATATGTTTTTATTCTTGCTATAATAAATAGGAGATTATAGTAGTCTACCCTGTCCTTTCACCCCCAACATTATCATTACTTGCTTCAAGTCGAGTCTGCAATGCGCTTGCACTTCTTCAGGTACACGCTAAGAAGAATACAACACCACTAGAAAATATTAAAGCTGCTATTTTCCATATATCATATCTTATGTcacctttcctttttcttttttactttcttttctttattgcAGTGTGTTGCATCCCATCCCGAGACTAGGAGCCATTTCTTAAAAGGTAATGAGCACAACCCTTTGTATATCATATCTGAAACTTTTGATGTGTATTGTTAATTATTTTCCATCCTACCTAAATGTTGCGATTCATTATCATGTGGTACTAGATATTCCATAGGTCAGTGTAGGCCTTGCTACCAATCTAGATAgtttatagtattttttttcactttcatGGTACAAACCTTTTGAGCTTTGGATTGGTTTGTAACATTCACCCTTTcgattctttttattttcagcTCATATTCCATTGTACCTATGTTCATTTTTGGAAAATACCAGCAAGACCAGACCTTTTGAATACTTGCGGCTGACCAGCTTGGGTGTCATTGGTGCTCTTGTGAAGGTAATACATACTGGAAACTTtggcaataaaaaaaatcagttattACTCTGAAAATTCTTTAGCAGGTAATGAAACCTTTTTTCTTTGCatttaagttaaaaaaaaggagggataGTTCACTACCTCCACTACAAATGGTAAATGTTTGATTATTCATGAGAAGTGCAATGAACAGTTCACAATTACTTGGTGTATAATAAGAAAATCCTTACTACAAAAAGTAGCGTTCACTGTAATGTTTCTTCTTACTGTCTAAAAGTTTTTGTCATGTATAGCAGGATTTGATGaattcatatagtttatatCCAAAATAACTGGCAAATATATTATCAGCACATGAGACAATTATTAGCATCACtgaggtttaataaattcaacTGTTTGTTTCAATTCATACCAGTAAAACTAGTACAGATATCTCAATAACTTCTTtaaaattactccctctataTTTAAACATATAAACATTATTAACCTTACCCCGTCAAAATTTAACCATCAGTAACCCTCAAAAATGGAATAAATCATATTTGGTATATTCTtctttagagtaaatttcagtgTGGTCCATATATTTTTACCCATGTTGCAGCTTGGATCATATCTTAGCCAAAGTTTTCACTTTGAACCACTTAAACTTACCATTTGTTGTCcaatctgaaatttactcttttcgAGTAAATTTTAGTGTGGTCCATATATTTTTACCCATGTTGCAGCTTGGATCATATCTTAGCCAAGGTTTTCACTTTGAACCACTTAAACTTACCATTTGTTTCACTCTAGTCCATCTCTTGTCTTCTCCACGTCCGATGGGCCATCAGAGATGTGGCAACACCAttgctcccccccccccactctttctctctctgctaTCTGCTGCATCGTGCCCAACTCCAGTGGTTTGATCTGTAGGGAGAAGGAGTAGTGCAGCAGTGCCCAACTCCTGTTGCCTACTTTAGAGGGAGGAGCTAGCGAAGCGTGGGGTCGAGCGCACAGCTGGCACACCAGAGGTGCTAGTAATGGACATGAATGGACTGATGGACCTCGAGCAAGGGAAAGGGTGGACATTGGACAGTTTTGAGCTCCTTAGCTCATTCGGCATCCGCACAAGCATAACTACATAAGCGGTGGCACTGCCGATCCTGATGCATTGTTTTGCTTTGATCTTCTCACGGCAGCTTGACTGCAACATAACGCCAGCTACAGGCACACGAGCGGCAGAACAAGGCACGTAAGCATCAAAGTTGGTTTCTATTTGAGTCAATTGCCTGGCCATGCGAATCGTCTTGCCAGTTGCCACTGGGCTCTCAACACATAGCACATAGGAGCCATCATTGGTTTGATCTAATCCAGCATGATATATGCCGTTTATCCCCTTATGATCAGTGCTCACCTCATCCTTCACCCTGGGTGAAATAGCCATGGTAGCAGCTCAAGGCAGTACCCCACTACACCTAGTCCAAACTGGTATGTTTTGGCAAGGGTAGATGGTGCTAAGTGAAAAGTGTTGATAGACCCTTGCCCATTGTGCAACTATGGTAATGAAAAAGGGTCcaatctgaaatttactcttttctttATAAGTActtattataattataattttgttagatATTATTGCTATATTCTTATATAGAAATAGTGGTCATAGTTGCACaccaaaaattaaataaattcaagaatgtCGTATATTTAGATACAGAGCTAGTATGAACTTTATGGTTCAGTGTTGTATAGTTTGCAGTTGAAGCCAAATTAATTTGTATCTATGGCTAAAATGGCAAAGCCTTGAAAAAGGACCTATAATTTTCTTTATGTACATGCAACATAAGAaacctttctttctttcttggggTGTTCCACAAACATGcctataaaaaatgaaaatgaagcttcttttactttttgttagataatggattaaaccggCCTCTACATCGAAACGGATGTACATAGCCATAAGCTTCTTTTACTTGTGATACATGCAGGCTGAAGGTACAGAAGTCATCAATTTTCTACTGCAATATGAATTTGTTCCTCTCTGCCTGCATGCCATGGCGGTAGGCAGTGAGCTTTCAAAAACTGTAAGTAACCAGCCATATCAATCCTCTCCTAAAATAACATCACCTTTAATTAATTGTCTTTTAGTATTCTTTCCTATGTAAAGTTTGATAGGAgcacatttttattttcagcTAGCATCAGCTCAAAGTATAATTTGTAGCAATTCATTTATTGATATATAGTGATTCTTTGTATACTTTGGGTCTTGCTGTTTTGGAATACTTTGTAGCAATTCATTGATTGATATAATTGTACCAATCTAACAATCTAGATATtgccattttctttttgttacctATGTATTAATCATGTATATATCTATGCTAagtatatcatatatatatttgcatttttatatgtgtgttttcAGTGACATACACTTTGATTTCATTCTGGTAAACTTATTAGAAATTGCATCCATTCACTGATTTACTCACCTATATATGCAGGTGGCAACTTTTATTATTGAAAAGATTGTCTTGGATGACGCTGGGCTTGGTTACATTTGCGCTACTGCTGATCGGTTCTTCGCTGTGGGGACTGCCTTAGCAGGCATGGTGACCTCAATGGATGACAAGCCCTCCCCAAGGTTGTTGAAGCACATTATCCACTGTTACCTTAGGATCACAGACAATCCTAGGTTTGTTTCCTCACTTTCATTTTGCAGAATTATCTtcattttttcaaacttctaaagcCAGCGATGCCATTTCGATCTACCTCCTCTGCAATGTTCCAGGGGCTTGGAGGCACTGCAGACTTGCCTTCCTACCACACTTATAGATGGGACATTCAACAATCTTACTAAGGTGAGTTGTGTATTGTAGATAAACATTTTCACTAAAAATTACTACTACTTCCATCCccaaattataataatttttagctatGTACCTGGATGGACAAGATATACAACcagaatttattatattttgaggtAGTATGTATCATCCAACTGAAGTACTATTAGACTAGGCTGATAATTGCAATCAACTCTGAATATAAATTTGTTTTACTACAAATGCAGGATGACCCTACAATGCAGCAATGGCTCCAAGAACTGTTGGTCAAAGTGAGGAGTGGAAAAATGGGAGGACTACCTCCTCCAGTTCATGGTCACATGCCGAGGGTTTAAACCAACCTGGTTGCTACAAGGCAATGAAATGATAAACTATCCTCATGTGAATTGCAGCTAGGGAATAAGGAAAGGTCATGCAAAAGAATCACTTTATGCTTTCGTTGCTTTGAacatctaaaaataaaataaattggagAAGCACTCTTGTATTGATACTTCTTTGTGACATGTTGGGTGTTGGTTTAAATTCTTCTGTagaatttaatatattttgatgataatGTTGAACTGTTGCAGGAAaataatttgagttttgttgaTCATGTTTTGCATGATCTGGAAAATTGAGGTTGATATGTTTTTATTCTTGTggggaagatttttttttttttttgttcttttgacAACGGAATGCGGAAGGATATACTATTATTATTGACTAATAATTTTACTGAGATTTGCCAAGGTCAAGAATTAAGCATTGCTGAAAATTTATTCTTGATCCAATGCTCCATAGGTCTAATGTGAGCTCCAGTACTCCAGATATGTCTTTCTTTAATTACTATTCATATGAGCTGCAATGAACAGATTATCTTTTGAAACCTGGTTGGAATTAAATCCAAACATTGAATTCGAAATGCTTCCCCTTTCCGTCATTGCAAGAACTAATCGAGTGACTCGAATCcgttatactagaaaaaaaaactatttgatTTTGTTTGTTGATTTCAGGCCAACTGAGACTAACTCATCCATTGACGAGGTCCACCCATGGCCACACATACATCTTGACAAACTCGTATCATGATCATAGGTGctccagttttttttattgttgttgtatCGCCCTCGAGTCCCACAGCACCATTATTTTTGAAACTGCAATCAGCAAGAGATTTGCTagatatattagaagaaataaAGTTTGCCAATTGGTACAATCAGCAAGAGAAGAAAAGACAACCGGCTAAAGAGTGACTCTTTAGGGGATTACAAGGGAGCAAGGAACACAACTTAAGGAAGCGCTAGCCATTAGGTGGGCCTAGAATGTGCTATTAGGTCTATATTTTCCTTTATTAGGAATGCTACTTGGGTTTCACTTTGCGACTTCTGATTGAAAATTCTTTGATTACGCTATAGCCAAACATCACACCATGCAGCGGCAGAGCTAGGGCCCGGCGAGCCCGGGCAATTGCCCGGGCTCCGGCGTCGCATGCATCATTAGATTAGTTCTAACTCACGGTGCTTAGCCAAAGCATGCAGCAGCCAGCATGAAGCAATATAAGTATGTTATAATAATCTGTTAATAGATGTTACATACACAATCATCTAGAGTAACCAAAAGCACCATGATTGTTTACTAGTAGATCGTTTTACCCATTACTTGAGTGCAAGCTATTAGACGTATGCAACCTGAAGGCAAAGTAAATTTTCTAGCgcccattatatttttttttgcttttcaagATAATAAATTACTAAGTCCCATAGCCTACAAAAACACAACCATCgttttcttctaaattacaatacgataaaaaaaatgttgtatgGTACATAGTAAGTTATATGGGATTTGTTATATATCCGTTGGCGTTGTTAATTAGATTTGCCCGGGCTCACAAATatttctagatccgccactgacACCATGTAGTCAGAAGGGCACCGAtcattttgtttctttcttttccttgtaGTGTGGAGGTTAAAGACTCCCACCAATCTGAAATAGAATTGCTGAGCAGCTGCCAGGGGATTGGTTGTAGCCTAACTAGCTACAAACAAGGTTTCAGACTATGTTTGTGAAAATGCAGTCTTTAGCAAGTAGTGTAGCATCTTCGAAGGCACTGCTACATAGACTACATATCCAATCACAAGGCAATATCGACGAAGGAGATTTTCAGCCCACGGCGCCATATAAAAGAAGAGAAATGCCCCTATGCATGAGGTGACGATCTCTCGCACAGTAAGCCACTTCCGAAAACCCTAAACTAATTCATGATTCTTATGGGCGTTGGGGAGAACTGCAAGCCTTGTTGCAAATAGTTCTAGTACAGAGGATGTTGCAGTCAAACCAACAGTACAAGCGGAGTCAAACTGATATGGTCAGTTTTCATTTGGACTACTGGTAGTCTAAGTGGATCTTGTTGGACTTGTTCTTATTTTGTTGGATTGTTCAAATACATATTACATCAATCTACTGTAACAAAAGTTAAGCTTACATGACTTGTGCTTGGAAAATGGTTCGTTCAATTCGCACATGTGCATTTATATCTTAAGATAGAGATAAGCTGGAATTTCGGTTTCAAGCTAATCTTTGTATAGACATCATGTTGTTGATTGGTACcaatcaaaacaaaaaatccTCTTTCTTGACCACGCCTAGGGGTGGAAATGAGCCGAGCCAAGCTTGCAAAGGCTCACAACATAATAGGCTTGGTTTGGCTCGTCTCTTCATATATAATTTG
This region includes:
- the LOC127762494 gene encoding uncharacterized protein LOC127762494, with the translated sequence MEVFTAAPPCPSVFELAAAKVAAVCVGRRAAARSAAASTVARSRPVTGSAVEPPASTPDTHHHSRIRVRGARSGGQMRRPLASPCHVGSADAAPSRAGLSPDPSSRRIRPTMAGSARIGCRSAAGCAASYTPSTVASTPAAVPYWNCQRRTRRRSAVEVALDVAPPAVPNPTDPELAQRLVLDLLDPDLRGHALAELRKKREMFPDLAPLLWHSFGTIIVLLQEIIVVYPVLSPPTLSLLASSRVCNALALLQCVASHPETRSHFLKAHIPLYLCSFLENTSKTRPFEYLRLTSLGVIGALVKAEGTEVINFLLQYEFVPLCLHAMAVGSELSKTVATFIIEKIVLDDAGLGYICATADRFFAVGTALAGMVTSMDDKPSPRLLKHIIHCYLRITDNPRGLEALQTCLPTTLIDGTFNNLTKDDPTMQQWLQELLVKVRSGKMGGLPPPVHGHMPRV